In Raphanus sativus cultivar WK10039 chromosome 5, ASM80110v3, whole genome shotgun sequence, the following proteins share a genomic window:
- the LOC108859024 gene encoding uncharacterized protein LOC108859024, with protein sequence MVEVRSSTRLSSQLHCIRAIKDGSIEIVANVVASGKSKLKFKPLVDVYNRGNTEGEVPMVMSRVVRELEKDCEMTHGAEVDAENDTEDFDMTLEKVRKQCRENKRKRRGDTETVSLVKVKQESSLTLETEEEGCEVEEPLSSWSTKRRKKKKKERKTKCGSTSSPSAKKVDLPVLCDVKPEAFWDELVVSCPVTIDVNLENQTEDEGCDVEEPLSNWNTKRSKKKQELKTKCGSTSTLSAKKGDYPVLCDVKTEASWDDSYLVPEAMNIIATDPLLDFDKETESTSNKELVEEVMHDLAKDTRVILYCGPEANAPGMVATEEPITTKPVDKTVEHASEVFIDARKAPCYLVDTLALHNVLCSSASREEDVLEVTQNSESETIACVKHLSYTNTCLGSEEVKEDEESNDSKTNLDMITTGLEIMKINAPEILAGLDMTVTGLEIVKVDAPEMLATDTSDSLTMDYGNAELVWGNEDIAKDELPEATDILQLHVCCDSVDNLQSVPDDSTISGEKDHLPERLQQSSSSGNVVDEAGDQKSSQLFQAPPDEVKTAEESDSIQQQELHSRPGKLLSGRKTLSPNSQAKLCKAMEHTDSPEKMCKKSKGKLYFSSHNSHRILKAHGLDSIDRVEVVPNPKQPIRKANNNTRQTQYQRATNKFSRRVTQAAKQQPFSTGRTSLQGCTQKAIAFSQGQIRDFQYVAAKLTKELKSMRQITKRCLLAESNPSNMPECNLDEVKTLIGKAEKTEESSKKWLSMIERDCNRFCKLMGMVKEDSPDTENIVVQKEKKIKFADDAGGDLCHVKVFEVDLESES encoded by the exons ATGGTGGAGGTCAGGAGCAGCACCCGTTTGAGTTCCCAGTTGCATTGTATCCGTGCCATTAAAGACGGATCGATCGAAATAGTGGCGAATGTGGTTGCTAGTGGGAAGTCGAAGCTCAAGTTTAAACCTTTGGTTGATGTATACAATCGGGGAAACACTGAAGGTGAAGTGCCGATGGTGATGTCGAGAGTGGTCAGGGAGTTGGAGAAGGATTGTGAGATGACACATGGTGCTGAGGTGGATGCGGAAAATGATACAGAAGATTTTGATATGACACTGGAGAAGGTTCGGAAACAATGCAGAGAAAATAAAAGGAAACGTAGAGGTGATACTGAGACAGTTTCGCTGGTTAAAGTTAAACAAGAGTCCTCCTTGACTCTTGAAACGGAAGAGGAAGGATGTGAAGTTGAGGAGCCTCTTAGCAGTTGGAGTacgaagagaagaaagaagaagaagaaagagcgTAAAACAAAGTGTGGTTCTACTTCCTCTCCATCTGCGAAGAAAGTTGATTTGCCTGTGTTGTGTGATGTCAAGCCCGAGGCTTTCTGGGATGAACTTGTTGTAAGTTGCCCTGTGACTATCGACGTGAATCTGGAGAATCAAACTGAAGATGAAGGATGTGACGTTGAAGAGCCTCTTAGCAATTGGAATACGAAGAGAAGTAAGAAAAAGCAAGAGCTTAAAACAAAGTGTGGTTCTACATCAACTCTATCTGCAAAGAAAGGTGATTATCCTGTGTTATGTGATGTCAAGACTGAGGCTTCTTGGGATGATAGCTATTTGGTTCCTGAAGCCATGAATATCATTGCCACTGATCctctactagattttgacaaaGAGACAGAATCTACTTCAAATAAGGAGCTGGTGGAAGAGGTTATGCATGACTTGGCCAAGGACACAAGAGTGATTCTATATTGCGGTCCAGAGGCAAATGCTCCTGGAATGGTAGCCACTGAAGAGCCCATAACTACAAAGCCGGTTGACAAAACTGTTGAACATGCATCAGAAGTGTTCATCGATGCAAGGAAAGCTCCATGTTATCTTGTTGATACTCTTGCTCTTCACAACGTTTTGTGCAGTAGTGCGTCTAGAGAGGAGGATGTATTAGAGGTGACGCAAAATTCAGAATCTGAGACCATTGCCTGTGTCAAGCACCTCAGTTATACTAATACATGCTTGGGGAGCGAAGAAGTTAAAGAAGATGAGGAAAGCAATGATTCAAAGACTAACTTGGACATGATCACAACTGGTTTAGAGATTATGAAGATAAACGCTCCAGAAATACTTGCTGGCTTAGACATGACCGTAACTGGTTTGGAGATTGTGAAGGTTGATGCTCCAGAAATGCTTGCTACTGATACCTCAGATTCGCTCACCATGGATTATGGGAACGCCGAGCTTGTGTGGGGAAACGAAGACATTGCTAAAGATGAGCTTCCTGAAGCAACTGATATTCTCCAGTTGCACGTCTGCTGTGATTCAGTGGATAATTTGCAATCAGTTCCTGATGACAGCACAATTTCAGGAGAAAAAGATCATCTACCAGAAAGATTGCAACAATCTTCATCCTCAGGGAATGTAGTAGATGAGGCAGGAGACCAAAAATCATCACAACTCTTTCAGGCACCACCTGATGAGGTTAAAACCGCTGAAGAGAGTGACAGTATCCAACAACAAGAGCTACACTCTCGACCTGGAAAACTACTCTCAGGGAGAAAG ACTTTATCTCCCAACTCTCAAGCAAAACTTTGCAAGGCAATGGAGCACACCGATTCACCTGAGAAGATGTGTAAAA AATCCAAAGGAAAACTCTACTTCAGTAGCCACAACTCACATAGGATCCTTAAGGCGCATGGGCTGGACAGCATCGACCGAGTGGAAGTGGTTCCAAATCCAAAGCAACCCATTCGAAAAGCAAACAATAACACTCGGCAAACGCAGTATCAAAGAGCCACAAACAAGTTTTCCCGTCGAGTTACCCAAGCAGCAAAGCAACAGCCTTTTAGCACTGGACGCACCTCGTTACAAGGATGTACACAGAAAGCTATTGCCTTCTCACAAGGGCAAATACGTGATTTCCAATATGTTGCAGCTAAGCTCACGAAAGAGCTCAAATCGATGAGACAGATCACAAAGAGATGTCTCCTAGCTGAAAGCAACCCCTCCAACATGCCTGAGTGTAACTTAGATGAG GTGAAAACTTTGATTGGAAAAGCAGAAAAAACTGAAGAGAGTAGCAAGAAATGGCTTTCGATGATTGAACGTGACTGTAATCGGTTTTGCAAACTCATG GGTATGGTCAAAGAAGATTCTCCAGATACTGAAAATATTGTTGTTCAGAAGGAAAAGAAGATTAAGTTCGCAGATGATGCAGGAGGAGATCTTTGCCATGTCAAGGTTTTTGAAGTTGATTTAGAATCTGAATCATAA